DNA from Amorphoplanes friuliensis DSM 7358:
GGAGTCCGTGGCCCGGCTCCTCGAACTGCCCGGCGTCGGCGCGTGGACCGCCGGTTACGTGGCGATGCGCGCGATCGGCGACCCGGACGTCTTCCTGCCCACCGACGTGGCGGCGCAGCGCGGTGCCGAAGCGCTGGGCCTGCCGCACTCCCCCAAGGCCCTGGCCGCACACGCCGAGAGCTGGCGGCCCTGGCGCTCGTACGCCCTGATGAGACTGTGGAGATCAGCATGATGTGGCACACGACCCTCGACACCCCCGCCGGCCCGTTCACCTACGTCGTGAGCGACGCCGGGGCGGTCCGCGCCTCGGGTTTCACGGCCGAGGTCGGGACGCTGCTCCCTCTCGTCCACGACAAGCTGCGGGAGGAGTCACAACCCGCCGCATCGCCGGGCCCGGTGGGCGACGCGGTCCACTCCTACCTCGCCGGCGACCTCACCGCGATCGACAGCGTGGTGGTCGAGCAGCACACCGGCGGGCCGTTCATGACCCACGCCTGGCAGGTCATGCGCGACATCAAGCCCGGCGAGCCGGTGACGTACACCGGCTTCGCCGAGCTGGCCGGCCGCCCGTCCGCGGTGCGCGCCGCAGCGACGGCGTGCGCCCGCAACGCCGCGGCGCTTTTCGTGCCGTGCCACCGGGTGCTGGGGACCGACGGCACGCTGCGGGGTTACCGGTGGGGCCTCGACGTCAAGACCTGGCTGCTGCAGCACGAGCAGACCGCCGGCATTCAGGGGCCGGCAGTCGTCTCCCACTCGGCGACCAGGTCCGTGCAGCGGACAAAAATGTGACCGCCGGTCAGTTGGATCTCGTGGGTGCACCCGCCGTCGACCGGGAGGATCTCGTCGAGCTGCAGATCACCCAATCGCCGGCTCTCGGGCCAGACGCGCGCTTTCTCGCCCAGCTGTTTCACGTCGATACGAAACTCCGAGACACCCAGGTAGCGCACGGTGAGCGCGGCATCGTGCTTGGCGGGATTCGGCGCAAACCTCAAGGACATGCTGATCTGCGCCGCACCGGCCTCGCCGGCCGTGAGCGAGCCGAACTGCAAATCCTTGACGCACCGGACGGCGGTGAAGTCGTAGTGGTCAGCAGCACCGGCGAACTCCCGCGCGCCCGGCGGAAGCTGAGGCAGGAGCTCGGGCAGAACACGCAGATAGGGCTCGGGGTCCAGGTTGTTCCCCGGCCAGTTGCCCTCGGCGCGGGAAATGACGACGTACCGCATCAGCACCCCCGGCCCGCCGTCGACCCGACCATCGGACGCTTCCAGGCGTCACCCTTGACGTCCGCGTTCTGCGGGAGCTGACCCGTCTTTCGCATCTTGTCGATGGCAATTCCCTTGAGGCGGTTGTGCACCTGTTGCGGCACATCGACCTTACTGGCGTCCACGCCGTGCTTGTTGAAGAACCCGTTGCTCCCGTAGATCCCGACCTCGGACCCGCGGTGGTAGACGTGCACCTCGAACGAGGCCTGGCCACGGACGTTGAACTGATCCATCCGGGCGGTGTAATCGCCGTACAGGTTGATGTTGTCGCCGAGGCCGTCGTTGTGGACCAGGACAGCAACACCGTCGG
Protein-coding regions in this window:
- a CDS encoding methylated-DNA--[protein]-cysteine S-methyltransferase; this encodes MMWHTTLDTPAGPFTYVVSDAGAVRASGFTAEVGTLLPLVHDKLREESQPAASPGPVGDAVHSYLAGDLTAIDSVVVEQHTGGPFMTHAWQVMRDIKPGEPVTYTGFAELAGRPSAVRAAATACARNAAALFVPCHRVLGTDGTLRGYRWGLDVKTWLLQHEQTAGIQGPAVVSHSATRSVQRTKM